The DNA segment AGACAGAAAACCTGTTATCGCCGAAGGCATTGACATGAGTTTTAAGATTGCAACTCCATTTTCTTTGAACGCTAACATAGGCGCGGTTCAAGACAATTTGGGCGATGATAAGGAACGTTACAATCTTATCGGCGCGGGAGTAGAACCGGTATTTACTTTCGGCGGTGAAAACAGTAAGTTGTTTACTATTCGTGCGAAATATGCGTTCGATATATCAAGCAACGGCGCCGATTCCGCGGTAAGCAAAGATAACGACAAGAAATCTTTCACGAATCATATAGACGCCCGTTTCGCGATTGCGGTTAACGAAAAGATGTCGATTGTTCCGCGTCTTCGTTACTGGCAAAACAACGGGGCAGGCTGGTATGAACGGACAACTAAAGCGTATGTCGACAATGACGAACGCTCAAAATCTCTTGCCAGATATGAAATCGCTTTCATAGCGTCGTTCTAAAATCCGAAATTTTTAGAAAATTTTGGGCGCAGACATAATTTGTCTGCGCTTTTTTTGTTTGTAAAATTTCGTTTTTTGTTGAATTTATTGTTTGTATGATATCTAAAAAAGTATTTTTTGTGAAAAGAGTTACGGGAGGTTTTTGTGAGAATTTTTGAAAACGTAAAGTTTGATACGAGTCCGATACTCATTGCCGCTTGGCCCGGAATTGGAAACGTCGGAATTATGACCGCAAATTATATTCGCGAAAAAATAGGAGCGTACCCGTTTGCCGAAATAGATATGAAACCGTATTTTGTTCCCGAACTCGTAGTCGTTAACGACGGAATTGCAGATTTTCCAAAACCTCCGGCTTCAATTATTTATTACAAGCGAAATCCCGATTTGCTGGTTTTTGAAAGCAACGTACAAATAACGGGAAGGGACGGATTGGCAATTGCAAAATCACTAATCCGTCTTGCCGCATATGCGAGAGTTAAACGACTTTATACTCTTGCCGCGCTTCCCGTAAATACGACACACAAAGTCGAATCGCAGATTTATGGAGCGTTTACCGAAAAAAACGTTTTGGAAGAGTTTGAACGAAAGAGCGTAATTCCGCTTACGGAGGGTTGTATAGCCGGGCATAACGGACTTTTGCTGGGACTCGCTAAAGAATATAATATTGAAGCGGGATGTTTTTTGGGGACGGTTCCGGTTTTTGCGGCGAATACTTACTATCCGAAAGCGTCGTTAAAAATTATTGAATTGTTTGAGGATTTGCTTGAAATCGAAATTGATAAGACAAGTATTAAAGAAAAAATTATGCTTGTTAATGAACATTTTAATTCAATTGAAGATAAAATTAAAGAATTTCCCTATAGAATACTGCAGCCGGAGACAAATGTTTCAAATCCGATAGACGATATATTATCGGATAATTCGCTTAACGGCGACGAACCGATTCCCGAAGCGATTATGGAGAAAATAGAGCGTTTATTTCAGGACGCGGCAAACGACAGGAACAAAGCGGTCGTTCTTAAAAAAGAATTGGACAGGTGGAACGTATATGAACTTTACGAAGACAGGTTTTTAAAGTTGTTTAAGTAAGGAGATAGTAAAATAGCGAAAAAGATTTTCAATTTAGATAAAACAAAAGCGTATGAAGCGGCGGCAAAAGCGCAGGCATTGGCGTTTGCGCCCGCGTTTTTTCACGCGGCGATTATTTTGCGAAATAAAGGCGTTCTAAACTTTCTTAACGAAAACGATGAAGGAAAATCCGAAAAAGAAATAGCGGCTTTTTGTAAATTAAACGATTACGCCGCAAGAATTTTGCTTGAAGCGGGAGAGGCGGCGGGCGTTTTAATTAATAACGAAAATAAATATTATTTGTCAAAAATGGGATTTCTTTTAATTTCCGACGAAATCACAAAAAGAAACTTGAATTTCATAAACGACGTTTGCTATCAAGGTTTTGCCTTTTTAGGCGAGTCTATTGAAGAGCGAAAACCTGTCGGACTAAAAGTTTTCGGAGAATGGGATACTATTTACGCCGGACTTTCACAACTTTCTCCAAAAGTTAAAAAGAGTTGGTTTGAATTTGACCATTACTATTCGGATACGGCGTTTGACGAAGCGCTGAAAATTATTTTTGAAAATGGAAAATGCCAAAATATTCTTGATGTCGGCGGAAACACCGGAAGATTTGCGATAAAATGTGCGCAATTTTGCGATTATGTAAAAATTACTATTTTAGACCATGAAGGACAACTTGTCGCTGCGAAAGAAAATGCAAAAAATGCCGGATTTCAAGAACGAATCGACGGTTTTGCGTTAAATTTGCTCGACCATTCAAAAGCGTTCCCGAAAAATTTTGATGCGGTTTGGATGAGCCAGTTTTTGGATTGTTTTCCTCCGAAAGATATTATAGAACTACTCAAACGCGGAAAAGAAGCGTTGAACGAAAACGGGTTTTTGTACATTATGGAGCCGTTTGTCGATACGCAAAAACATCCGCAGGCTAAACTTGCGCTTGTAGGAACTTCTTTATATTTCACCGCTATGGCAAACGGAACGTCCAGAATGTATCATTGCGACGAGATGATGGAATATGCGAAAGCGGCGCAGTTGGAAGTTGTCAGCATATTTGATTCGGTAGGCGGTTTTCAGACTATTCTCAGACTTAGAAGCCGCGATTCATAATAAAATGCAAATTAAATTTTGATTTTCGTCCGTCGGACATGAATCTTGCCTGCGGATCGTCAAGCCCCCAAGCAAAGTCAAATCCTAAAAGTCCTACCATAGGAAGCATTAGGCGAAATCCGAATCCTACGCCTTTACACATATCGGTTAAGTCGATTTGCGAAGCGTTTTTCCATCCGTTACCCATGTCGAAAAAAGTTCCCATATAAAATTGCTGGTCGACTATGGGAAAACGGATTTCTCCGGAAACAGTAGCCATGTTAAGATTTATGCTTACCTCTCCTTCGTCATAACCGCGTAAGATCCCGTCGTAATACACTCCGCCGACTTGGAACAAGTCGCTGTATGCTATAATAGGTTGCTGTCGTTCAATTAGCGAACCTATCATTCCGAATTTTGTCTTTGCACCTAATACGAATTTCCAAAACATAGGCAAATACCATTCATAAGATACTATTCCTTTTACAAAACTATACGTTTCAAGCCCGTTGCTAAGTAAACGTCCGTTCGTTCCTCCGATGAATCCGCCAATTCTGAAAATTGAGCCCTGGGTCGGAAATTGCGGGTAATCGGTATCGTTTCTTGTTATTGACAAATACCATCTGCTTAGAATACCGCGATTAACAATTTTGACGCCGAGCGAATCGTCTATGAACGAATAGTTGGTATTGTTGTAATCGTAACTTAATAAGTGGCGGATTCCCGCCGAGAAATAGTCGTCAGGCCATTTTAAACGGCGGCCTATCCCGTACTCGATACCGGCTCGGCTGTAATTGTAATATTCGTTTGTATATTTTACATCCTCATAAAAAATTTGAGATGAAAAAGAAGTCGGCGAATTAAAAATCCATGGCTCCATAAATCCTATAGAGTATCGTTTTCTTCCCTTTGCAAAATCAATCGTCGCATCAAGCATTTCACCCGCTCCTCTAAAATTCGGTATCGCGACGCTGAAATTTCCTCCTACTCCGTCTTGAACGGAATAGGTAACCCCTGCGGAAAATTGTCCTATGTTTTCTTTTTCTTTAACGTCGAATATCAAATCGATAGTTCCGTCGGGATTCATTGATATATCGGGCGCTACGTTGTCAAAATAATTTAGTTGGCGCACGTCGCGGATTGAACGTTCCATAGCGGATTGGTCGTATTTCTGCCCCGGATATATACGTAATTCTCTGCGTATTACCTGTTCTCGCGTTTTTTCATTGCCGGTAATGTCAATTTTGCGGACTATTGCAGGACGTCCTTCCGTTATCGAAAATATCACGTCTATAGTATCGCCGCGATATTTGTACTTTGGTTCTGCGCTTGCCCATAAATAGCCTTGATTTCTATAAATGTTTCCTACCGCTTGCCGCGTCATTAAAAATTTTGTCCGCGCAAAAGGTTTTCCTCTTTGCATTAATACCGCCGCCTGTAAATTGTCTGAATCGATTATTTCGTTATTCACAAAATAAAAATCGCCGGTATAATATTTTTTACCTTCTTCTATTTCTATGTTTATCGTTATGCCTTTGCCGTCTTTGGTTTTGCTCACGGAATCGCTGATTATACGTGCGTCCATGTAACCTTCTTCGTTATAAGATAAAACAAGTGAATCTAAATGTTGTTTATAAACGGATTCGTTAAATTCTCCGCTACTAAAAATGTGTCGTTCTTTTGTGCGAAATTTATGTTTGAGCTTTTTATCGGAAAAGGAACTGTTTCCGATAAAATTGATTTCTTCGACCCGCACTTTGTCGCCCTCGTCAATAGAAAATTTTAAAACGACGTAACCCAAAACTTTTGTTTCCGTTATTTCGGACGTAATGTCAACGTTTAAATATCCTTTATCGGCGTACGCTTTTCTGATTATTTCGGTTAAAGAATGTATTTTAGAATCGGGAATACGCTCTCCCTGACGAATTTTCAGCAGTTCGGTAAGGCGTGATTTTCCTATTTTACGGTTTCCTTTGAATTCTAATGCGTCAAGATACGGATTTTCTACGATTATAATTTTCAACGAAACCGACGATTCGTCTTCGTTTTGGGGGACGATATCTATTGTTTTAAATTTTCCTGAACGATAAAGTTGTTTTATTGTCTTTGCGACATCTTTGTTTTCTATATTTTGTCCGACGCTTATGGGAATCATAGAAAAGATAGTTTTTTCACGCTCGTTTATAAGTCCTTCTATTGTTATATTTTCCAATTTTTTTTGTGCGAAAATACTACCCGAAATAAATAGTAAAAGCGCAAAAATCGTATATAAACGAAACATTATTTCTCCGTGAAATTCAAAAAACCCGCTTATTTTTTTCATAAAATAATTAATGACGCGCTTACAAAAGGAGAAATTTCACAAAAAACAAAAAATACAAACGAGTTTTTGTTTTTTCTTATTGAAACAAAAAGTATTTTGTTAAAATGGGTTGTAACTAGTGTTTTACAGGAAAAAGAATGAAGAAATTATATTTCGTAACGGTACTATTTATACTTTTGAAAATCAATTTTGCGCAGACGAATCAGTCGTTAGAGGAAGAATTAATGTTATTCGGCGCAGAGGATTTCTTTATTGACGACAGCAATATCTCGTCAAACAGCGTTGAACCTTTCCAGATTCAAGAAGATACGGTTGTTGCGGCTGACGACGGCGCAAGCAGCCTTGATACTACGACTGTTCCCAAATCGGGACGCGTCAGCGGCAGACTTCAAGCGATACCGGCGTTTTCGTCGTCGGCTCCTATATCTACGGGGCAAGGCAAGCCGACGGACGCTTCAGTCGTAGAAATTTCAGTTTTTGACACCGCTTCGGTTACGTTTGAATCGTCAATTGATTTTTCACGGAATTTATCGCAATACCGCTCGCCGCAAAAAGCGCTTTTTTATTCGCTTTTAATTCCTGGATTTGGGCAGGCGTACAACAAAAAATATTGGCGTACCGGTCTGTACGCGGCAATTGAAGTCGGAATGATAGCGGGTGCGATTTATTTTAGAAAAGATGCGAAAAACGTTCGAAAAAACGCCGAGAATTTTGCTAAAGAGCATTTTGAAAAGGATAGTTTAGAAAAATTTTATCGCAAACTTACAGAATACGGAGAAGGTATCGATTATAGTTATTCCGATTACGAAGAAGAAAAGGAAAAAGATGTCGGCAGATTGATTTTCGGAGACAATTTAGGATTCTTTAACGAATTTGATTCTATTACAGGAAAAGAAACAAAGGGTTACGAAAGATATTTGGAAGAATTTGACAATGATTTTTACGGAAACAGATTTGGGGTCGGAAGTATTTTCGGCGTTCATGGCTGGGACGACGCAGCGCCGGACTACGGTGATAAATATTCGAGTTTTTATCCTGATAAATATGATATTGACAGCGCCACGCTTTTGCGTATAATGATTGAAGGAAAGGCGGTGTTTGGCGCTTCGCGAAATCAGAACGATTACAATTCAAGGATGGATTACAGCAGAAAACAGATGCAGCGCAGTTCGGTTTTTATCGTTGGAATTTTTGTGAACCATGTCGCTTCGGCAGTGGATGCGTTTATTTCGGCGATTATCCATAATCGCAAATTACTCAAAGAAGAAACCGGCGACAGTACAAAACCGGAAGATATTTTGAGCAGAATTTCAATTAATGGAGGAATGTATGTTGGCGCCGACTATAATTTAACGTCAACACTGGGACTCACATGGAGATTTTAGCAAAGAAAAATTTCTTGTTTATTATAATAATTACATTTTTTTGTAATTCGTTTTCACAGGAAATTTCGGTAGATTTGCAGGATATTAAACAAAAAACAAATACAAAACCGAATTGGGCGGCGAGCGGAATGAATTTAATTTTACCTGGAACCGGTTTTTTTTATTTGTCCGAAAAAAAACCCGCTACGGCGTTTTTAACCGCCGATATTTTATTTTGGAGCGGATTTTTTTATACTAACGTTACTTCCAAGAACCGCTACGACGACTCAAAAAGTTATGCGAGAATGTATGCGCATACACAAAGCGGAAGATCAAGCGGCGACCAATACTGGGCTTATCTGGCGAACAAAAATTTTATGAAAACGCAAGATTTTAACAATGCTATTAAGAATAATCGAGAATTGGATAAACTATATACGGATGAAAACGATTATTGGAGTTGGGATAGTGAAGAACGCCGCGATGAATATGCGCAAATTCGTAAAAAAGCCGGATATTGGAAAACCGCATCGACGCTTATTTTGGGTTCTCTTGCGCTTAATCGGCTTGCGGCTTTTGTTTCTGCAAGAATTGTTACAAATAAATATAACGACAAGGTGGAAATATCCGCACCTGCCGTCGTCGGCGTCATAGACACCCAATCAAAAACATTCGGAGTTTCACTCTTATTCGGAATATAAAAAAGCGGATCGTTTTCAATCCGCTTTATCAATCGTTAAAAAGTTTTCAAAAACTATTTTGAAATTACTTTCGCCATTTCAATACATTTATTTGAATAACCCCATTCGTTGTCATACCAAGAGAGCAGTTTAACAAAATTGCCGTCAAGCGCTAACGACTTATCAGCATCGAAAATGGAAGTACGAGCGTCGCCTCTGAAATCCGTCGAAACTACCGATTCTTCGGTATAACCCAAAACTCCTTTGAGTCCGCCTTTTTCAACGTCTGTTTCCGACGCTTCTTTAATCGCTTTTTTAATTTCGTCAAATGTCGCCGCGTTTTTAAGTTCCGCCGTCAAATCCACGATAGATACGTCGCTTGACGGAATGCGAAGCGAAATACCTGTAAGTTTTTTATTAAGTTCCGGCAAAACCAAGCCAACCGCTTTCGCGGCGCCTGTTGAAGACGGAATTATATTTTCAAGAATACCGCGTCCGCCTCTCCAGTCCTTTTTGGAAGGTCCATCTACTGTTTTTTGCGTCGCCGTCGCCGCATGGACGGTAGTCATAAGACCTTTTACGATTCCGAATTTTTCATGAACGACTTTTGCCAAAGGCGCAAGGCAGTTCGTTGTGCAAGATGCGTTTGAAATAATTGTCTCGCCCGCGTATAACTTGTGGTTTACGCCGTACACGAAAGTCGGCGTGTTATCTTTTGCCGGAGCGGAGAGTATTACTTTTTTTGCACCCGCCGCGATATGTTTTTTTGCAGTTTCTTGATCAAGGAAAAAACCGGTCGATTCAATAATAATATCTGCGCCTACTTCGTCCCATTTAAGATCCGCGGGGTCATATTCCGCGGTTAACCGTACCTTTTTGCCGTTTACGATGAGATTATTGTCTTCTATTGAAATCTCACCTTTAAATTTACCGTGAACCGAGTCGTATTTTAGCATATATGCCAAATAATCCGGCTCAAGCAAATCGTTAATTCCTACGATTTCGATTTCGTCGGCAAAACTCGCAACCGCGCTGCGAAATACATTGCGACCGATACGACCAAATCCATTAATACCAATTTTAATAGCCATAAATCCTCCAAAACTAAAAACTATTATACTAAAAACATATCCGTAAAATACATTATGCTAAAAGAGTAAGCGAATTTTTTTCATTACCGGCAAAATAAAGTCGCTTTTGATGTTTAATTCACATGATAATCGGTAATATTTGTAATTTTTTAATTTCAAAAAAGTATTTTTCGGTAAAACCGAAAGGGAATTATGAAATGGAAAGTAAAAAAGTCGGTTTTGAACGGGACGATTGAAATTCCCGCTTCAAAATCGCATACGATTCGTGCGTTACTTATCGCATCGCTTGCGGAGGGCGAATCGGTAATTAAAAAACCGCTTTTAACGGGTGACGGATTTTCTGCGCTTAACGCCGCAAAGGCAATCGGTGCAAAAACGCAGCAAAAAGAAGACGGGTTGCACGTTTTCGGCGTCGGAAAGAATGTAAATTTAGCGAAATCCGTGAATATGGAAAATTCCGGGACGGGAACAAACATGTTTTCGGCGGCTGCGGCGCTGGGAGAAACGCCTATAACGTTCGACGGCGATGATTCTTTGCGCACAAGACCGATGGAGAGTTTACTTTCGGCTTTGGAAAAAATGGGCGCAAAGGTTGAATACCACAAGAAATTCGGCGGACCGCCTTTTACTGTTTGCGGAAAAATAAGCGGCGCAAAAATTGAAATAGACGGAAACAATTCGCAGTATCTTTCCGCTTTGCTTTTGGTCGCTCCGCTTTTGAAGGGTAAAACTCAAATTTCTCTTAAAACGCTTTTTGAACGTCCTTATGTGAAAATGACGCTTTGGTGGCTTGACAAAATGAGAATAAACTATTCGGCGGATTTTGAAAATTTGGAGTTTACCGTAGAAGGCGGACAAAAATACGTCCCGATAAAAGAAACGATTCCCGGAGACTTTTCTTCAGCTACGTTTTCGGCGGTCGGAGCGGTTTTGACAGGTGGGAAAATCGATATTCGCAATATAGATTTTTCTGACCCGCAGGGTGACAAAGAAATATTTCGGATTATAGAAAAAATGGGTGCAAAAGTCGAAAAAACTCAAAACACGGCGACTGTTTCAAGAAGCGGTGATTTGCACGGTTTGGAAATAGACTTAAACGCTATGCCTGACGCTATTTGCGCTTTGGCTGTTTTGGCGACGCAGGCAAAAGAACCGACAAAAATATACAATGTCGCCCAAGCGCGAATCAAAGAGACCGACAGGATTAGTCTTATGACGCGGGAACTTGGGAAAATGGGTGCGAAGATCGAAGAATTTCCCGATGCGATGACGATCTATCCGTCAAAACTAAACGCGGCAAATGTCAGCGGATACGGCGATCACAGAGCGGTTATGGCGCTGACACTGGCGGGAATGGCGGCAAGCGGCGAGACGATTATCGACACCGTACAGGCGGCGGACGTGACTTATCCCTCGTTCAAAGACGACTTTTCGGCGATTGGCGCAAAGATTGAAATTTCGGGGCAATCTTTTGCCTAAATTTTTTTGCAAACCGCAATAAGAGACAGCCCCGGCAAACGGATAAATATTTTGTCGAGTATTCTATTTATCGCGAAATCCAAATTCAAGATCGTTTTGATAAATATCGTTAAAAAGTGATTTTCCGAATAATTCCACTTGTTGCTTTTGTAATCGGATTTTTCTTTTTTAAGAAAAGATAATAGGCATGATAAAAACAAAGTTGTGTAAAAATAGTGGCAGCATTCAACTTTTATATCGCGTCGTTTCAGCAAATTTATCAATTGCTTTCGACCGTATCTACGGTAATGCCGCGCTCTAACGTCATGTGCGGAAAATAAAAATTGAAATGCGGGAACGGTTATCAATATTGCGCCGCCGCTTTTCAGTTTGTCCGCCGCCGTGTTGAAAAAAGCGGCGTCGTCTTCAATGTGTTCCAATACGTCCATCATGACCATGCAGTCTAATTCGTTTTGAGGTAATTTGTTTATATCGTTAAGATATTTTATTCCGTTTTCTATGACGCACCCTTCTGGAAATAATATATCGACCGCATAAATATTTTCATCTACAAACGTCTTCAGTTTTTTTGTGTAAAAAGTATGACGTGCGCCGATATCCGCAAGATTATGTAATTTTCTATTTTTGAGAACGCTTAAAACACATTCTCTCCTTGATAAATACCAAGGATGTCGAAGAACGTTTTCATCGTCTGGAAGACCGAAGCCTGTCGATTTATTGTTTGTGTCGTTTTGTGTAATGGGGAGGGGCGTTCTCATTAGCAAATTCCTTTTTTTAAAATATTTTAACGCAGAAAATACATAATTTTATCGGTTTAAAGTCAAGGAAAAGATAATCCGAGTCATAAAAAACTACAACAAATCCGCTTCAAAAAAATTCTTTGCCGAATTATATTTTCTCAAAACAACCTCGACAATCTGGTTTTTTCTAAAATTTGGATTTTTTTCACCTTTTACCCGCAGATAATTTTGCGTAATTCCGCTCAATTCTCTTTCGGTTTCTATAATAATTTTCTGCGTCTTTGAAATTTGCAAATTTGCAAAATTTTGCCTTTGCAAAACGAACAATTCTCGTAAAATCTCGCTTCTTTGTTTTTTTATTTTTTCAGGAATTTGATTTTTCATGGCTGCGGCTGGCGTTTGAGGGCGTAAAGAATACATAAAAACGTGTCCGTAATTAAATCCGAATTTTTGGATGTTTTCTTTCGTTTTGATAAAATTTTCTTCGCTTTCATTTGGAAATCCCACAATAAAATCGCCGCCTAAATTCAATTCCGGTATGAATTTTCGATATTTTTGCAAATTTTCAAACAAATTTTCGATCGCTTTCGGATTTCTATTCATTAAAGTTAAGATTTCTGGAGAAAGCGATTGAACCGCCACGTGCAAGTGCCTGCAAATTTGCGGATTTTCTGCCATAAACTCAAACAATTTTTCATCGCAATCGTCAGGATTCATTGACGATAGTCGTAAGCGGATTTTGTCGTTAATCGAAATAATTTTTTTTGCAACGTCCAAAAAATTTTGGCCTTCGTTTTGATATTGTCCGATATGGGTTCCGGCTAAAACGATTTCGTTATAACCTAAATTTATAGAGTCTTTTGCAAGAGAAATTGTTTCGTTGAAATTCGCGCTTTTTGGCGTTCCGCGTAAGTATGGAACTATGCAATAACTGCAAAATGAGGCGCAGCCTTCCTGAATTTTTATTGAAAATCGTGTACGGTCGCAGGCTTGCGGCGGCTGGATTGTTTTTAAGATTTTTAATTCGGCGTTGTTTAAGTTTTCAACAAAACAACCTCCGTTTTCTTTGGATATTATGTTAAAAATATCGTTTTTTTTAGCGTTTCCGATTACAAATTCGACTTTTTGAAAATCTTTAGGCGATTGCTGCGCCAAACAACCCGTAACGACTATTTTGGCGTTTGGATATTTTTTCTTAAGACTATCTACAAATTTGAAATTTTTTTGCTGAGAAGTAAGAGTGACCGAGCAGGTGTTTACGATAATAAAATCAGCGTCGTCAAAATTTTTTTTATCATAAATTATTTCGAATCCGTTTGCTTGAAACGACGACGCGACAGCGTCGATTTCTTCTTTATTTGTTCGGCAGCCAAACGAATAGAACGCCGCTTTTGCCGTCATCTTAAAAATCTCTTTGCAATTTCGTTCAGAGAAATCTTTGAAAAAGTAGGTCGTCCGTGTGGACAAATATGGGGGTTTTTCGTTGAAAAAAGCGCAGTTAAGAGCGCGTTCATCTCCTGATTTTTAAGCGTATGTCCAAATTTTATCGCGGCTCCGCAAGCGTAAGACGCGGCGAAATGCCTATGAACCGACGATAATATCGCCGAATTGTTTTCGTGGATAAACTGCGCCGCAATGTCTTCTATCGCCTCTTTTATTTGGCTCTCACGTGAAAAATCCGTAGGCATTGAATAAATTGCCACAGTATTTTTGCCAAAATCTTTAATGTCAAATCCCGCTTTTGAAAAAAAATCACGAACAGATAAAATTATCTCTTTTTCAAACGGTTTCAATTCCATAGTTACGGGGAATATCAACGATTGCGATTCAATCCCTTTTTCCATTCCGTCAAGAATTTTTTCGTATAAAATCCGCTCGTGCGCGGCATGCTGGTCAATCAAAAGCAAGCCGTCGGCAACCGAAACCGCAACATATCGATTGTGAATTTGAAAGCAAGGGACAGTATCCCAAGAATTTGCGTTAAGTCCTATTTCGGCAAATTTATCGTCAACAGTTTCCGCCGGAATCAAACTCATAAACGGCATCGAAATTTGCTGCGGTTTTTTTACGTTTT comes from the Chitinispirillales bacterium genome and includes:
- a CDS encoding MiaB/RimO family radical SAM methylthiotransferase; this encodes MTAKAAFYSFGCRTNKEEIDAVASSFQANGFEIIYDKKNFDDADFIIVNTCSVTLTSQQKNFKFVDSLKKKYPNAKIVVTGCLAQQSPKDFQKVEFVIGNAKKNDIFNIISKENGGCFVENLNNAELKILKTIQPPQACDRTRFSIKIQEGCASFCSYCIVPYLRGTPKSANFNETISLAKDSINLGYNEIVLAGTHIGQYQNEGQNFLDVAKKIISINDKIRLRLSSMNPDDCDEKLFEFMAENPQICRHLHVAVQSLSPEILTLMNRNPKAIENLFENLQKYRKFIPELNLGGDFIVGFPNESEENFIKTKENIQKFGFNYGHVFMYSLRPQTPAAAMKNQIPEKIKKQRSEILRELFVLQRQNFANLQISKTQKIIIETERELSGITQNYLRVKGEKNPNFRKNQIVEVVLRKYNSAKNFFEADLL